The following are from one region of the Poecilia reticulata strain Guanapo linkage group LG7, Guppy_female_1.0+MT, whole genome shotgun sequence genome:
- the LOC103467546 gene encoding 14-3-3 protein beta/alpha-1-like gives MDKNDLVQKAKLAEQAERYDDMAAAMKSVTEQGAELSNEERNLLSVAYKNVVGARRSSWRVISSIEQKTEGNDKKQQMAREYREKIEAELQEICHDVLGLLDNFLIANASAAESKVFYLKMKGDYYRYLSEVASGDSKKDTVDNSQQAYQQAFDISKGEMQPTHPIRLGLALNFSVFYYEILNNPDKACSLAKTAFDEAIAELDTLNEDSYKDSTLIMQLLRDNLTLWTSENQADEGETGDGEN, from the exons ATGGATAAGAACGACCTGGTACAGAAGGCCAAGCTTGCTGAGCAGGCTGAGCGCTACGATGACATGGCTGCAGCCATGAAGTCAGTGACAGAGCAAGGCGCAGAGCTGTCGAATGAGGAGCGTAACCTTCTCTCTGTGGCCTACAAGAATGTGGTTGGGGCACGTCGTTCATCCTGGCGTGTAATTTCCAGCATCGAGCAGAAGACTGAGGGCAATGACAAAAAACAGCAGATGGCACGAGAATACCGGGAGAAGATAGAAGCTGAACTGCAAGAAATCTGCCATGATGTGCTT GGGCTACTGGACAACTTTCTCATTGCCAACGCATCTGCTGCTGAGAGCAAGGTGTTCTACCTGAAGATGAAAGGCGACTATTATAGATACCTTTCTGAGGTTGCATCTGGGGACTCTAAGAAGG ATACAGTGGACAACTCCCAGCAGGCGTACCAGCAAGCTTTTGACATTAGCAAGGGGGAGATGCAGCCAACACACCCCATTAGGCTTGGCCTGGCCCTCAACTTCTCAGTCTTCTATTATGAAATTCTCAACAACCCGGACAAGGCCTGTAGCCTGGCTAAGACG gcATTTGATGAAGCAATTGCTGAACTCGACACTTTGAACGAGGACTCTTACAAAGACAGCACCCTGATCATGCAACTACTAAGGGACAACCTGACT CTGTGGACATCAGAAAACCAGGCAGATGAGGGAGAAACCGGAGACGGGGAAAACTAA